In a genomic window of Methylovirgula sp. 4M-Z18:
- a CDS encoding serine hydrolase domain-containing protein, with protein MTDQPMFRDPVHPGASVIPRDAWDRAPWNRWTFQHVREMVPTAQVWRGPGPASPLPEALHDIDAIGFETDGVGSTIAGFIDTSFMDGMLVLHRGQIAAERYLNGMTPRTAHLSQSVAKSVVGTVAGILCGRGMVDPAALVTDYLPELQATAYRGATVQHILDMTSGVIFDETYTAPDSHMAKVDAASGWKDRLNPTWPATVWELILTLTEAECAHGASFRYRSIETDVLAFVLQRASGLSLAELVSRELWAPMGAEEDAYFTVDPAGYGLGDGGFNATLRDYARFALLHLRKGEINGRRIAPAAWFDEVRFGARPDLFGGVYHEVLPEGAYHNQFWIEDTERRAYLARGVFGQMIYIDPEADFAAVILSSWPEFVSTVRSRTAIAAVKAIRDALTR; from the coding sequence ATGACCGATCAACCGATGTTCCGCGATCCTGTCCACCCCGGCGCCTCGGTCATTCCGCGTGATGCGTGGGACCGGGCGCCTTGGAACCGCTGGACCTTTCAACATGTGCGCGAGATGGTGCCAACCGCGCAGGTGTGGCGCGGGCCGGGGCCGGCGAGTCCGTTGCCCGAGGCGTTGCACGATATCGACGCGATCGGCTTCGAGACCGATGGGGTGGGCAGCACGATCGCCGGCTTTATCGATACGAGTTTCATGGACGGCATGCTCGTCCTGCACCGCGGCCAGATCGCGGCCGAGCGCTACCTCAACGGCATGACGCCCCGGACGGCGCATCTTTCGCAGTCGGTCGCGAAATCCGTGGTCGGGACGGTGGCCGGCATCCTTTGCGGGCGCGGGATGGTCGATCCGGCGGCTCTAGTGACCGACTATCTGCCGGAATTGCAGGCGACGGCCTATCGCGGCGCCACCGTCCAACACATTCTCGACATGACGAGCGGTGTCATCTTCGACGAGACCTATACGGCGCCCGACTCCCATATGGCGAAGGTGGACGCCGCGTCGGGCTGGAAAGACCGGCTCAATCCGACTTGGCCCGCCACCGTTTGGGAGCTGATCCTCACCCTGACCGAGGCGGAATGCGCGCATGGCGCGTCGTTCCGCTACCGCTCGATCGAGACGGACGTGCTGGCGTTCGTGCTGCAGCGGGCCAGCGGGCTCTCGCTGGCCGAATTGGTGAGCCGCGAGCTCTGGGCGCCGATGGGGGCCGAGGAGGACGCCTATTTCACCGTCGATCCGGCTGGCTATGGCTTGGGCGACGGCGGCTTCAACGCCACATTGCGGGATTACGCCCGCTTCGCGCTGCTGCACCTGCGCAAGGGCGAGATCAACGGGCGGCGCATTGCTCCCGCAGCCTGGTTCGACGAAGTCCGGTTCGGCGCCCGTCCGGATTTGTTCGGCGGCGTCTATCACGAGGTGCTGCCCGAAGGCGCCTATCACAATCAGTTTTGGATCGAGGACACGGAGCGCCGCGCCTATCTCGCCCGCGGCGTCTTCGGACAGATGATCTATATCGACCCTGAGGCCGACTTTGCCGCGGTGATTCTGTCAAGCTGGCCGGAATTCGTCAGCACCGTTCGCAGCCGCACCGCGATTGCGGCGGTCAAGGCGATCCGGGATGCGTTGACGCGCTAG